One genomic window of Nitrososphaera sp. includes the following:
- a CDS encoding DNA-3-methyladenine glycosylase, translating to MANGTRTARTGSQTRASRHSLREREGIAASRHLCACDPALARIIGQVGACTIRSEPDAFMSLVRAIVYQQLAGSAADAIFGRFLNLYGKDTFPRPAQILATDVSALRSTGLSARKIEYICDLAAHVSDGRLDLASLSSLPDEEIIEKLTCVKGIGRWTAEMFLIFCLGRPDVLPVGDLGFRRAIKIHYGLEELPTPEVARKIAEPWKPYSSIATWYLWKSLEKFKGIG from the coding sequence ATGGCTAACGGTACGCGCACCGCACGCACAGGCTCTCAGACGCGTGCCTCTCGCCATTCGCTGCGAGAAAGAGAAGGCATCGCCGCGTCGCGCCATCTCTGCGCCTGCGACCCTGCACTGGCCCGGATTATCGGCCAGGTTGGAGCATGCACTATAAGGTCCGAGCCCGATGCCTTCATGTCGCTGGTGAGGGCAATAGTTTACCAGCAGCTGGCAGGAAGCGCCGCAGATGCGATTTTTGGTCGCTTTTTGAATTTGTACGGCAAAGACACATTTCCCCGGCCGGCGCAAATCCTTGCGACCGATGTCTCGGCCCTGAGGTCAACGGGTCTTTCTGCAAGAAAAATAGAGTACATATGCGATCTTGCAGCGCATGTCTCGGACGGCCGGCTCGACCTCGCTTCGCTATCGTCGCTTCCAGACGAGGAAATAATTGAGAAGCTCACATGCGTAAAGGGGATTGGCAGGTGGACGGCTGAAATGTTTTTGATATTCTGTCTTGGCAGGCCCGACGTGCTGCCTGTTGGTGACCTCGGGTTCCGGCGAGCGATAAAAATCCATTATGGGCTTGAGGAGCTGCCGACGCCAGAAGTGGCAAGAAAAATAGCGGAACCCTGGAAGCCGTACTCCAGCATCGCGACGTGG